TTGCGAAGAACGACAGCGGCACCTGGGTGCTGACCGGTAACAATAGCTACACCGGGCCCACCAACATCAACGGTGGCACGCTGTTCGTCGGCGGCGGCGGCAACACGGGTGCGATCGCGAGCGCCGTCGTCAACAATTTCGGCACGCTCGGGTTCAACCGCAGCGACCTTTTGTCCTATGGCGGGCAGATCGTCGGCACCGGCTCGCTGCGACAGGCGGGGGCGGGCGGGACCGTCCTCACCGGCACAAACACGTACACCGGCGGCACGACGATCGAGGATGGCTTTCTCCAGCTGGGCGATGGCGGCACCAGTGGAAGTATCGTCGGCGATGTCGTCAACGACGGCATGCTGATTTTCGACCGTTCGGACCTTGTCAGCTTCGACGGCGTTATTTCGGGTAGCGGCGCTGTAGAGAAGGCGGGGGACGGCACGCTCGTGCTGACCGGCATCAACAGTTATGCCGGCGGCACGTCGATCCTCCGCGGCACCCTGCAAGTGTCCGCCGACGCCAATCTCGGCGCGTCATCCGGGGGGCTGAGCATCTTCAGCGGCACTTTGCGGACGACCGCGTCCTTCGCTACCGCTCGGACTACCCGACTGTATGATGCAAGCACCATATCGACCGATGCCGGGACGACCCTTTCGCACGACGGCGTGATCATAGGCGACGGCCGACTGATCAAGGCGGGAACGGGCACCTTGGTGTTGTCGGGCGACAACAGCTACACCGGCTTCACGAATGTCGATGCCGGCAGGCTGCTGATCAACGGCGACCAATCGGCGGCGACAGGTCTGGTGAGGGTTGCGTCGGGGGCGACGCTGGGCGGCAGCGGGACGATCGGGGGAATCGTCAATGTGCTCAGCGGCGGCATTCTTGCGCCGGGTAACAGCCCCGGCACGCTCAATATCGACGGCGACCTTTTGCTCGCAAACGGCTCGATCCTGAACTTCGAATTCGGCGAAGCGGACGTTGCGGGCGGTCCGCTCAACGATCTTGTCAATGTCAACGGCGACCTGCGGCTCGACGGCATCCTCAACGTCACGGCGTCGAGCGGCGGCTATTTCGGCGGCGGCGTCTACCGCGTCTTCAACTATAGCGGGGCACTCACCGACAACGGGCTCGAACTGGGATCGATGCCGGCGGGGAGCGATGTCACCGTCCAGACATCGGTCGCGGGACAGGTCAATCTGATCAACAGCGAGGGCCTTGCGCTCAGCTTCTGGGACGGCGATGCCGGACCCAAGTTCGACGATCTAGTCAACGGCGGCAACGGTAGCTGGCATCTCGGCGGCGCCGACAACAACTGGACCGGCGCCGACGGCGCGATCAACGCGGCCTATGCCGACGGGACCTTCGCCATCTTCGCAGGCGCGCCGGGCACGGTCACGGTCGACAACAGCGGCGGTGCGGTCACCGCGACGGGAATGCAGTTCGCGACCGACGGTTATCTGATCGACGGCGCGCCGCTGACGCTGGTCGGTCCGGACTCGCTGATCCGCGTCGGCGACGGCACCGCTGCGGGCGTGGGCTTCACCGCGACGATCGCTGCCGACCTCACCGGCGCATCGCAACTGGTCAAGACCGACGCCGGCACGCTGGTGCTGACGGGGGCCAACAGCTACACCGGCGGCACGCGGATCGAGGGCGGCGTCATTTCGGTCGAGAATGACAGCTTCCTTGGCGATGCGGCGGGCGCGATCACGCTCGACGGCGGCACCTTGCGGATGACGGGCGCCAACTCGGTCAACGCGCACGCCTACATTCTGGGCGCGAACGGCGGTGCGATCGACATTGCCAATGCCGCAACGTCGAACGGCGTCCTCGATGCCATGACAGGAAGCGGCGGATTTACAAAACTCGGCGACGGTTCGCTCGCGCTCGCTGGCGAGAACAGCTATACCGGCGGCACGACGATCGAGGCCGGTACGCTGCAGATCGGCGGTTTGGGCGGCGCGACCGGCTCGATCATCGGCGACGTGGTCAACAATGCCCGCCTCACCTTCAACCGCTCGAATGCCTATACCTATGCGGGCTCGATCACCGGCACTGGCAGCGTTCAGGTAGCAAGCACCGGCGTGACCACGCTGACCGGCGACAGCAATTATGGCGCCGGGACGCTCATCAATGGTCTGGGCGGCGAGCTTCGTATCGTCGGCGGGGCCAATGTCATTTCCGGGGGTTCCACGACGATGGGGCGCTCGACGCTGAGCGTCGACGGCGCGAATTCGGTCTTCAGCACGACCGCCATTGGCGGGACTATTGCCTTCGCCGGCTCGACCGTCGTGAACGTAACGGACGGCGGCACGCTCCGGATCAGGGCGGGCGACCTGGATCTGCGAGGCACTCTCAACGTCGCGACCCGGATCAACATCACCGGCGCGAACTCGCTGGCTGATGTGGCGGGCGGCATTCGCGGGAGCGCGACCTTCAACGCTCCCTTCAGCCTGACGATCGGCGCGGGCGGGACGCTGCGCACCGCGGGGGAGAGCCAGATCGGCACCGCGACCAGCAACACCAATCCCATCGCCGTCGCGATCGCTGCCGCGGGTTCCAACTGGACGAGCACCGGTTCGTTGCTGATGACCGCCGGCAATTTCACCGTCGATCAGGGCGGCACGGCGAGCTTTGCGTCGGCGACCTTCGGTGCCGCGCCGCAGGCCGCAAACCTGACAGTGTCGGGCGCGGGCTCCAGCTTCGCCACGACGGGTGACCTGATTATCGGTAGCGGGACTGGCACTGCGGTTCTGACGGTTGCCGACGGCGGCCGGACGGTCGCCGGCTCAGGCCTCCAGATTGCGGCCCAAGCCGGTTCGACCGGCACCGTAAATATCGGCGGCGTCGAAGGCGGTTTGGCCGCCGCGGCGGGCTTCATCGAGGGCAACATAACTTTCGGGTCCGGCGCGGGCGAGTTGAACTTCAACCACACCGGCACCGACCATCTCTTTGCCAACAGCATGTCGGGCGCGGGTTCGATCGACCATGCGGCCGGCACGACGCGGCTGACCGGTGACAGCTCGGCCTTTACCGGCACGACGTCGGTCGCAGGCGGTATGCTGCTCGTCGACGGCATCCTTGGCGACGCGTCGAGCGGCGTCAGCGTAGCGACGGGCGGCACGCTTGGCGGCACCGGCACGCTCGGCGGCAATGTCGCCATCCTCGATGGCAACCTCAATCCGGGTAACGTCGGCGGGGTTCCGGGCAGGCTGACGATCGCCGGCGACTTGAACCTCGCCCCGGCCGCGACGCTCAACGTCGACTTCGGTCAGGCGAATGTCGTTGGCGGCGCGTACAACGACCTGATCGATGTGGGCGGCGACCTCGTTCTCGGCGGGACACTCAATGTACAGGAGGCCCTTGGGGGTAATTTCGAACCGGGCGTCTATCGCGTCATCAACTATGGGGGGACGCTGACCGACAACGGTTTGACGGTCAATGCAGGCTATTTCGTGCAGACCTCGGTCGCGAACCAGGTCAATCTGGTGAACACCACCGGCCTCACGATGCGCTTCTGGGACGGTGTCAACGGCGGCAAGAATGACGGGGTGATCACGGGCGGGGACGGCCTGTGGCAGGCAAGTGGCGGCAATGACAACTGGACCGAGTTCGACGGATCGGCGAACGCGCCGTTCACCGATGCGGCCTTCGCGGTCTTTTCGGGTGTCGGTGGCGCGGTAACCGTCGACGGCTCGCTCGGCGCGGTCACGGCATCGGGGATGCAGTTCGCCAGCGACGGCTATGTCATCGCGGGCGCCGATATCGCGCTCGTTGAAGCAGAGGCGATCATTCGCGTCGGTGACGGCTCGATTGGCGGTGCGGACTATAGCGCCACCATCGCGTCGAACCTGACCGGCATCGGCGACGTCATCAAGACCGACCTCGGAACGCTCGTGCTGACGGGCGACAACAGTTTCGTGGGCGAAACCAACGTCCGGGGCGGCGAACTGCGGCTCGCGGACGGCGGCACGCTGAACAATGCGGACGGCATGATCGGCCGCGAAATCGGCGAGCAGGGCGTCGTCACCGTCACGGGCACCGACGGCAGCGGCAGCGCCTCGACCTGGACCAACACGGGTATCCTCCGTGTCGGCCGCCTTGGCTCCGGTACGCTGGGCATCCTCGATGGCGGCATCGTGACCGTCGCGGACATCGCTTATATCGGCGACGACGTCGGCAGCCAGGGGACAGTCAATGTTTCGGGGCAGGACGCCAATGGCAATGCCTCGACCTGGACCGGGGCGAGCGACATCGTCGTCGGCGAGTTCGGCAGCGGCACGCTGAACATCACCGCAGGCGGTCAGGTCGGCAACCAGTCGGGCTGGATCGGCTCCAATGCCGGCAGCCAGGGGATCGTCAATGTCTCGGGTGTCGGCGCCAACGGCGCCGCCTCGACCTGGACGAACAATGGCGATGTGCTGGTCGGTTATGACGGCAACGGGACGTTGAATATCGCCGACGGCGGCAAGGTCGTCAGCGTCGGCGGCCAGATCGGCGCCAATTCCGACGGCGTTGGTGAGGTGCTCGTAACCGGCGTCGGCTCGTCGTGGGAAAACAGCGGACGGATCAACGTCGGCCTGTTCGGCGCCGGAACGCTGCGTATTGAAAATGGCGCGACGGTCACCGGCAACGACGCGATCATCGGGGCTTCCGGAAACGGCAACGCGATCATATCCGGCGCCGGCACGTCGTGGATCAACACCCAGCAACTGAGCGTCGGTAGCTTTGGCACCGGCTCCATGCGCATCGAGAACGGTGCGAGCGTCACCAGCAATCAGGCTTATATCGGCGCCAATTCCACTGGCAGCGTGGTCGTGACCGGGGCAGGGTCGAACTGGCTGGTCACCGATTTCTCGATGACCGTCGGCAATGAGGGCGCGGGCTCGCTGCTGGTCGAAAACGGCGGGCTGGTCCGGGCCGAGGGCGGCTTCGCGCTCGGCGTCGCGGCGGGTTCCAGCGGAACTGTGACCATTGCGGGCACGACGGGCAACCGTGGTGTTGTCGAGACCAGCCAGATCGGGGGCGGTTTGGGTACGGTCGATTTCTCGCTCGACGGCGGCGTGCTCCGCGCGACGCAGGATGAAGGCGAGTTCTTCGCCGATTTCGGTACGAACGACATCACGCTCGGCACAAACGGTGGCATCATCGATACCGACGGTCACAATATCGGCATTGCGCCGCGCTTTGCCGGCGCGGGCGGGCTGACGAAGGACGGCCTCGGCACGCTGACGCTGACGGGTGCCAACAGCTATGCCGGAGCCACATTCGTCAACGCGGGCACTTTGCTGGTCAATGGCGACCAGTCGGCGGCGACCGGCCTGATGACGGTGTTCGCGGGCGCGACGCTCGGTGGCACCGGCACGATCGGCGGAGACGTCGCCATGCTCGACGGCGCCATCCTTGCGCCGGGGGAAAGTGCCGGCACGCTGACGGTCGGCGGCAATCTGTCGCTCGCCGGTGGTTCGATCCTGAATTACGAGTTCGGACAGGCCGATGTCGCTGGCGGTGCGCTCAACGACCTGGTCAATGTCGGTGGCGACCTGACGCTCGACGGGACGATCAATGTGACGGTCGCGGCGGGGGGCAGCTTCGGCCCCGGCATCTACCGCGTGTTCAACTATGGCGGCGCGCTGATCGACAACGGGCTGACGCTGGGGACAATCCCGGGCGGCACCGGCGGCGTTTCGGTCCAGACCGCGATCGCGGGCCAGGTCAATCTCGTCAATTCGCAGGGGCTGACGCTCAGCTTCTGGGACGGCGCGGTCGGGCCCAAATATGACGGCGTACTCAACGGCGGCGATGGGGTGTGGCGCGTCGCGGGCGGCCTCAATAACTGGACCGATGCGGACGGTTCGATCAACGCCGATTATGCGCAGGACAGCTTCGCGGTCTTCGCGGGTGCGCCGGGCACCGTCACGATCGACAACGGCGGCGGCAACGTCCTCGCTTCGGGCATGCAGTTTGCGAGCGACGGCTATGTCGTGGCGGGCGACACGCTGACGCTGACCGGCGCGCAGGCGATCGTTCAGGTCGGCGACGGCAGCGTCGCGGGCGCGGGCTATACCGCGACCATCGACGCACAGATCGCGGGCACGGCAGAGTTGCTCAAGACCGACGCGGGCACGCTCGTCCTGACCGGCGCGAACAGCTACAGCGGCGGCACGCTGATCAACGGCGGCACCGTCCGGATCGGCAGCGACTCCAATCTGGGCGATGCGAGCGGCGGGCTGTCGCTCGGCGGCGGTGCACTTCACACCACCGCCGATATCGTTTCGGGCCGGACCGTCACGCTGATCGGCGACGGCGTGTTCCGCAGCGATACGGGCACCACGCTGACGCTGACCGGCCCGGTCGGCGGGGCTGGTGGCCTCACCAAGGCGGGTGCGGGCACACTGGCGCTCGGCGGCAGTGGATCCTTCGCCGGCGCGACGACGGTCGAAGCGGGCACGCTGTTCGTCAACGGCGACTATTCGGCGGCGACCGGCGGGACAAGCGTCGCCGCCGGCGCGACGCTGGGCGGCACGGGGACGATCGGCGGCAATGTCGACTTCGCGAGCGGGGCCTCCCTCGCGCCGGGCGCAGGCGGAACGGGCACGCTGGCCATCGGCGGCAATCTTTCGCTTGCGGCCGGAACGCAGCTCGATTTCGAATTCGGGCAGGCGGGTGTCGCGGGCGGCGCGCTCAACGATCTCGTCAACGTTGGCGGCGATCTGGTCCTCGACGGTGTGCTCAACGTCAGCGTCCCGACGGGCGGCGCGTTCGACGTCGGCATCTATCGCCTGTTCAACTACGGCGGCACGCTGACGAACAACGGCGTGACGTTCGGCACCATGCCGACGGGCGCCAGCACCGCCGTCCAGACCTCGGTCGCGGGGCAGGTTAATCTGGTCAACTCGGGCGAGCTGACGCTGAACTTCTGGGACGGCGCCGCCGGACCAAAGGTCGACGGCGTGATCAACGGTGGTGATGGCGTGTGGCAAAGCAGCGCCGGAAACAGCAACTGGACCGACGCGACGGGTAACCTCAGCGCGCCCTACGCCGATGGGGCCTTTGCGATCTTCGGCGGAACCGCGGGCACGGTCACGGTCGATAACGCACCGGGCGCCGTGTCGATCACCGGCATGCAGTTTGCGGCCAACGGCTATGTCATCACCGGCGACTCCGTCGCGCTCGACGGGGCGCAGGCGACGGTCCGCGTCGGCGACGGCAGCACGGCGGGCGCGGGCTTCACCGCGACGATCGCTTCGGCGCTCACCGGCACCGCGCAGCTGGTCAAAACCGATGCGGGGACGCTCGTCCTCGGCGGCACCAACAGCTATACCGGCGGCACACAGATCGTTGGCGGCACAATCCGCATCTCGAACGATGCCAATCTCGGCGCGGCGAGCGGCGACCTTACACTCGATGGCGGCACGCTCGAAACGAGTGCCGACCTCACCAGTGCGCGCGGCATCGTCGTCGGCGGCGGGGGCATGATCGCGACCGCGTCCGATACCATCTTTACATATAATGGCCTCTTTTCGGGCACGGGCGGACTGACCAAGAGTGGTGCGGGCACCCTGCTCGTTACCGCCGACAACAGCGGCTTCGGTGGCAACACGACGGTCGCGGGCGGCACGCTGGCCGTGCAGGGAAGCCTTGGCGGCGCCGTCACCGTCGGCGCGGCGGGCCGCGTCGAAGGCGCAGGGCGCGTGGGCAGTCTGGTCAACGCCGGCGTCGTCGCACCGGGCAGCGGCATCGGCTCGCTCACCGTGGCGGGCGACTATACCGGCAACGGCGGCCTGCTCGAGATCGAGGCCGTACTCGGCGGTGATGCCTCGGCGGCTGACCGCCTGGTTGTGAACGGCGCCACGTCGGGCAACACGCGGGTCACGGTGATCAATCGCGGCGGCATCGGCGGCCAGACGGTCGAGGGGATCAAGATCGTCGATGTCGCGGGCGCATCGAACGGCAGCTTCACGCTCGAGGGCGACTATCTGTTCGAAGGCGAGCAGGCTGTGGTGCTGGGCGCCTATGGCTATCGCCTCTACAAAAATGGGATATCGACGCCGCAGGACGGCGACTGGTACCTCCGCTCTGCGCTGCTCGACCCCGGCGAGAATCCAGAAGGTCCGCTCTATCAGCCGGGTGTCCCCGTCTATGAAGCCTATGTCGGCGCACTGCAGTCACTGAACCGTCTGCCGACCCTGCAACAGCGCGTCGGCAACCGTTCGTGGGCTGCGTCGCCGATCGCCGGTGCGGGCCTGTGGGGTCGCTTCGAATCCGAGCGCCAGCGGCCGGAAGCCGTGGCATCGACGAGCGGCGCCGACCGCAAACTCAACCAGTGGCAGGCGCAGCTCGGGCTCGATGCGGTGCTGGCAGAGCGCGGC
This genomic interval from Sphingopyxis chilensis contains the following:
- a CDS encoding autotransporter-associated beta strand repeat-containing protein, translated to MNRRNVSSARARSRRLLCSASIAAVLACVPVAGHAEDRYWDANGTAVGSGGSGTWNLANLNWSPNGDGVSGPFVEPWVNGDLDDAIFGGTAGTVTVGVPVTVGNITFNSAGYVLNGSTITLGGATPTITSGGLATGNTVINSNLAGTAGLTKAGAGILTLTGTNSFSGGVNVTEGRLNVSGDSALGAASNGIALSSGATLHSTGALSSSRVITLLSGTSAIGGGVGSAHITGAGGFNLVAQTVLTDDTNDFTGAVGTDGFNLYFTSIGNLGEASALGAATTVADGTIFVRNAAAVYTGSGATSNRNWSMAPQTGSSILRNQGSGTLTVTGDIIAGGGYTSSVILDAQTADLALLGTISSNLDARPFIFTGSGTNRSITLGGANSFGGPVTIQAVTVKAGSLANQGVASSLGTGGNILLNTGVLSYTGSGDSTDRAFSLNGASSILNDGSGSLALTGAAMFNPAGPGDTLTLGGSFAGSNTLSGVISGNGSLVMNGAAGSSWLLSGLNTYVGSTTVLGGTLQAGSSQAFGAPNAMVVNGGTLDLNTHDIEVTSLAGTGGSVMLTGANLTVNGAVNTNYAGSLTGTGGLFKRGTGTLTLSGQSSYIGDTTINGGTLALNFAAAGAPVSDILSNQSTLNMAGGTLTLTGAGAANSQSFDGLNVTAGNNRIVIAPGAGGNMTLNLGALTRSGGLLDFTLPVSGTITTTNGDGALGWATINGTDYAQISGGLVTAFAAYAQKDDASTWLAGDVVSDEGGASNTGFFGNVAGDVQLGGLKYTAADNSTVTVGAGNTLGVDGTIIVASSVNNGSQLITGGSVTGSAGGGAFGVLHNGTGAGTFTIASNIVDNGGTSFIKGGAGRVSLTGLNSYTGGTTLSGGTLIVGNIANGGVDSAIGASSADSANLVIESGTLLYTGADAVTDRGFTLVDGGPSRTIQVDGTANLAFGGVVVGSDGAGLNKTGTGTLTLANAANIYTGTTTISGGTLSVATLANGGAASGIGASSSDAANLVIQTGGTLQYTGGTVSTDRGFTLSGIAGGAIDVANAATTLTVGGSIVGAVPFRKAGAGTLVLSGINSNTGPTTIDGGILRAGSTQAFGGPNIMILADAAGVALELNGFNNKIGGLSGGGANGGVVRLGGATLTIGGTNVSFGGTVTGAGGLTKENSSVQTLLGCNNDYTGATTLLGGTLSVDCLANGGMASGIGASTSASANLVFAGGTLAYTGGSVDIDRGIRLGGTGAVNVTNAATTLGISGAIVGVGAFRKEGAGTLVLSGNNTFTGGLTVNGGTVRAGSNTAFGARAVTMANVAGATLDLGNFNATIAVLNGGGATGGNVSLGTGTLTLNWGSGLASFAGAISGSGGLVKTGGFTQFLGSCGSSYSASTVVSGGVLQVGCLTDGGSNSAIGASSNAAGNLILSGGTLQYVGAAGSTDRLFTLGASANSRLEASGTGAIAFTNTGAIAFAAPGSNQTIALGGTNTGNNSLAAQITNNGAGVTSLTKDGLGTWILNNANSSYTGVTTINGGVLGVSKLSNGGVASSIGASSAAASNLVIGNGSTLRYTGSGDTTNRLFTLSSGVTFIESSGTGAIAFTDTGPVTLANNDLARTIALGGTNTGNNTLAGSIGNAGLGITTLAKNDSGTWVLTGNNSYTGPTNINGGTLFVGGGGNTGAIASAVVNNFGTLGFNRSDLLSYGGQIVGTGSLRQAGAGGTVLTGTNTYTGGTTIEDGFLQLGDGGTSGSIVGDVVNDGMLIFDRSDLVSFDGVISGSGAVEKAGDGTLVLTGINSYAGGTSILRGTLQVSADANLGASSGGLSIFSGTLRTTASFATARTTRLYDASTISTDAGTTLSHDGVIIGDGRLIKAGTGTLVLSGDNSYTGFTNVDAGRLLINGDQSAATGLVRVASGATLGGSGTIGGIVNVLSGGILAPGNSPGTLNIDGDLLLANGSILNFEFGEADVAGGPLNDLVNVNGDLRLDGILNVTASSGGYFGGGVYRVFNYSGALTDNGLELGSMPAGSDVTVQTSVAGQVNLINSEGLALSFWDGDAGPKFDDLVNGGNGSWHLGGADNNWTGADGAINAAYADGTFAIFAGAPGTVTVDNSGGAVTATGMQFATDGYLIDGAPLTLVGPDSLIRVGDGTAAGVGFTATIAADLTGASQLVKTDAGTLVLTGANSYTGGTRIEGGVISVENDSFLGDAAGAITLDGGTLRMTGANSVNAHAYILGANGGAIDIANAATSNGVLDAMTGSGGFTKLGDGSLALAGENSYTGGTTIEAGTLQIGGLGGATGSIIGDVVNNARLTFNRSNAYTYAGSITGTGSVQVASTGVTTLTGDSNYGAGTLINGLGGELRIVGGANVISGGSTTMGRSTLSVDGANSVFSTTAIGGTIAFAGSTVVNVTDGGTLRIRAGDLDLRGTLNVATRINITGANSLADVAGGIRGSATFNAPFSLTIGAGGTLRTAGESQIGTATSNTNPIAVAIAAAGSNWTSTGSLLMTAGNFTVDQGGTASFASATFGAAPQAANLTVSGAGSSFATTGDLIIGSGTGTAVLTVADGGRTVAGSGLQIAAQAGSTGTVNIGGVEGGLAAAAGFIEGNITFGSGAGELNFNHTGTDHLFANSMSGAGSIDHAAGTTRLTGDSSAFTGTTSVAGGMLLVDGILGDASSGVSVATGGTLGGTGTLGGNVAILDGNLNPGNVGGVPGRLTIAGDLNLAPAATLNVDFGQANVVGGAYNDLIDVGGDLVLGGTLNVQEALGGNFEPGVYRVINYGGTLTDNGLTVNAGYFVQTSVANQVNLVNTTGLTMRFWDGVNGGKNDGVITGGDGLWQASGGNDNWTEFDGSANAPFTDAAFAVFSGVGGAVTVDGSLGAVTASGMQFASDGYVIAGADIALVEAEAIIRVGDGSIGGADYSATIASNLTGIGDVIKTDLGTLVLTGDNSFVGETNVRGGELRLADGGTLNNADGMIGREIGEQGVVTVTGTDGSGSASTWTNTGILRVGRLGSGTLGILDGGIVTVADIAYIGDDVGSQGTVNVSGQDANGNASTWTGASDIVVGEFGSGTLNITAGGQVGNQSGWIGSNAGSQGIVNVSGVGANGAASTWTNNGDVLVGYDGNGTLNIADGGKVVSVGGQIGANSDGVGEVLVTGVGSSWENSGRINVGLFGAGTLRIENGATVTGNDAIIGASGNGNAIISGAGTSWINTQQLSVGSFGTGSMRIENGASVTSNQAYIGANSTGSVVVTGAGSNWLVTDFSMTVGNEGAGSLLVENGGLVRAEGGFALGVAAGSSGTVTIAGTTGNRGVVETSQIGGGLGTVDFSLDGGVLRATQDEGEFFADFGTNDITLGTNGGIIDTDGHNIGIAPRFAGAGGLTKDGLGTLTLTGANSYAGATFVNAGTLLVNGDQSAATGLMTVFAGATLGGTGTIGGDVAMLDGAILAPGESAGTLTVGGNLSLAGGSILNYEFGQADVAGGALNDLVNVGGDLTLDGTINVTVAAGGSFGPGIYRVFNYGGALIDNGLTLGTIPGGTGGVSVQTAIAGQVNLVNSQGLTLSFWDGAVGPKYDGVLNGGDGVWRVAGGLNNWTDADGSINADYAQDSFAVFAGAPGTVTIDNGGGNVLASGMQFASDGYVVAGDTLTLTGAQAIVQVGDGSVAGAGYTATIDAQIAGTAELLKTDAGTLVLTGANSYSGGTLINGGTVRIGSDSNLGDASGGLSLGGGALHTTADIVSGRTVTLIGDGVFRSDTGTTLTLTGPVGGAGGLTKAGAGTLALGGSGSFAGATTVEAGTLFVNGDYSAATGGTSVAAGATLGGTGTIGGNVDFASGASLAPGAGGTGTLAIGGNLSLAAGTQLDFEFGQAGVAGGALNDLVNVGGDLVLDGVLNVSVPTGGAFDVGIYRLFNYGGTLTNNGVTFGTMPTGASTAVQTSVAGQVNLVNSGELTLNFWDGAAGPKVDGVINGGDGVWQSSAGNSNWTDATGNLSAPYADGAFAIFGGTAGTVTVDNAPGAVSITGMQFAANGYVITGDSVALDGAQATVRVGDGSTAGAGFTATIASALTGTAQLVKTDAGTLVLGGTNSYTGGTQIVGGTIRISNDANLGAASGDLTLDGGTLETSADLTSARGIVVGGGGMIATASDTIFTYNGLFSGTGGLTKSGAGTLLVTADNSGFGGNTTVAGGTLAVQGSLGGAVTVGAAGRVEGAGRVGSLVNAGVVAPGSGIGSLTVAGDYTGNGGLLEIEAVLGGDASAADRLVVNGATSGNTRVTVINRGGIGGQTVEGIKIVDVAGASNGSFTLEGDYLFEGEQAVVLGAYGYRLYKNGISTPQDGDWYLRSALLDPGENPEGPLYQPGVPVYEAYVGALQSLNRLPTLQQRVGNRSWAASPIAGAGLWGRFESERQRPEAVASTSGADRKLNQWQAQLGLDAVLAERGDGAALVGGLTAHYGKADSSVASIFGNGTIDTQGYGVGATMTWYGPKGFYVDGQVKLSWFDSDLESNILGDLVRGNKGDGQAFSLELGKQTPIGRNLSVTPQVQMSYAKVAFDRFADPSAAAVSVGKGESLKTRWGLAIDHQTSWKGRAGDTRRTRLYTVMNLSYEWLDGAVADVSGTPIVNRDHRLSGELGLGGSYSWGDDRFTLYTEVSGDTAIADFGAGYTLKGTAGFRVRF